AAGCGCTGCGCTCAGAATTGGGCTATGCGCGCACTACAGATGTGGCGGAGATGCTGGAGGTTTCCCGCGGCGCCGCGTCCATGGCGCTGACTCAGCTCAAAAAGAGAGGCTGGGTTAAAGAGGATCCCAACCGCTTCTTGTTGTTGACAGAGGAGGGCAAGCATATCACCGATTTGGTCGTGAAAAACTTTGATAGTCTTCTTGCTTTCTTTACGGATATTTTAAGTGTGCCTCGGGAAGACGCCTTGCGGGACGCCTGTAAGATGGAACACATTATTACCTTGGATATGGGCA
The genomic region above belongs to Candidatus Hydrogenedentota bacterium and contains:
- a CDS encoding metal-dependent transcriptional regulator is translated as MSKVPDGIRSFKERDMGADGGHGSEITYNHLSHSRAHYLLAIEALRSELGYARTTDVAEMLEVSRGAASMALTQLKKRGWVKEDPNRFLLLTEEGKHITDLVVKNFDSLLAFFTDILSVPREDALRDACKMEHIITLDMGMRLRRLTQLIKSKPELHDQLKAVMEDLPKDTEKPSH